In Candidatus Omnitrophota bacterium, one genomic interval encodes:
- a CDS encoding DUF2892 domain-containing protein — translation MMAERILRGIAGSFILGSLALAYYISPLWLWFTAFVGLNLLQSAFTNWCPMMWVIKKMGIA, via the coding sequence ATGATGGCTGAAAGAATATTAAGGGGCATAGCGGGATCTTTTATTCTCGGGAGCCTCGCGCTTGCGTACTATATTAGCCCGCTGTGGTTATGGTTTACGGCTTTTGTGGGGCTTAATCTTCTGCAATCCGCTTTTACGAACTGGTGCCCGATGATGTGGGTAATTAAAAAAATGGGTATCGCATAA
- a CDS encoding class I SAM-dependent methyltransferase has translation MKTQTISFDIRENYDNYYDGSSQWRGLAAADSVDHILAACSKYPHGRVLDIGSGEGAVLERLSDIKFCDALYSLEVSKSGLEAIRARKIGSLAEAKLFDGYAVPYEDKAFDLAILSHVVEHLEFPRILLYEAARVARYVFIEVPLEDTMRFKRDYVPGPIGHINPYSYKTIRRLAQTSRLEVLSQALANISYQMYEYQYGRKAALRYLPKEALLRIMPVMAARFFGYNCYLLCRSLA, from the coding sequence ATGAAAACACAGACGATAAGCTTCGACATCAGGGAAAACTACGATAATTATTACGACGGCAGCTCGCAGTGGAGGGGCCTGGCCGCGGCGGATTCGGTAGACCACATACTTGCCGCCTGCTCCAAGTATCCGCACGGACGGGTATTGGACATCGGTTCGGGCGAGGGGGCCGTGCTGGAAAGGCTGTCGGATATTAAATTTTGCGACGCCCTGTATTCGCTCGAAGTGTCCAAGAGCGGCCTCGAGGCCATACGCGCAAGGAAGATCGGGTCATTGGCGGAGGCTAAGCTCTTCGACGGATACGCGGTACCTTATGAGGACAAGGCCTTTGACCTGGCTATCTTAAGCCACGTCGTGGAGCATCTGGAGTTCCCGAGGATTCTGCTGTATGAAGCGGCCCGCGTGGCGAGGTATGTCTTCATAGAGGTGCCGCTGGAAGACACGATGAGATTTAAAAGAGACTATGTCCCCGGCCCGATCGGCCATATCAATCCGTATTCGTATAAGACGATAAGGAGACTCGCGCAGACCTCCCGCCTCGAGGTATTATCGCAGGCCCTCGCGAACATATCGTACCAGATGTACGAATACCAATACGGCAGGAAGGCTGCCCTTAGATATTTACCGAAAGAGGCCCTTTTGAGGATCATGCCTGTCATGGCCGCGAGATTTTTCGGTTATAATTGCTACTTGCTCTGCAGGAGTCTCGCATGA
- a CDS encoding class I SAM-dependent methyltransferase, which produces MNIAEKVKWFLPSSFKKFIRQALFAPLDIFESIFKRDGELRPPRWAIGGNYGSGSGNFKDSGRRLLSHLVDLGGLAPGDAVLDVGCGIGRLAIPLTGYLTKNGRYEGFDVIGYNIKWCSRHISARYPNFRFTHSDVYNKFYNRTGRYKARDYVFPYQSDSFDMVFLLSVFTHMLPEDMEHYVSEISRVTKRSGRCFVTFFLLNPESIDLMNKGKAGHTFRRTGNDIYRVDDKDIQESIIAYDENFVKELFARHGFITQSPIHYGSWCGRKDSADKMDILIFTKG; this is translated from the coding sequence ATGAATATCGCCGAGAAGGTCAAATGGTTCTTGCCGTCATCCTTTAAGAAATTTATAAGGCAGGCGCTCTTTGCGCCTCTGGATATTTTTGAATCGATATTCAAGAGAGACGGCGAACTGCGGCCGCCCCGATGGGCCATAGGGGGGAACTATGGGTCCGGTTCCGGGAATTTTAAGGATAGCGGCCGGAGGCTGCTTAGCCATCTCGTAGACCTGGGCGGCCTGGCCCCGGGGGACGCCGTGCTTGACGTCGGGTGCGGCATAGGAAGGCTGGCGATCCCGCTCACCGGATATTTAACAAAGAACGGGAGATATGAAGGGTTCGACGTCATCGGGTATAATATAAAATGGTGCTCCCGGCACATCTCGGCGCGATATCCCAACTTCCGTTTTACGCACTCGGATGTATATAATAAATTCTATAACCGGACAGGCCGTTACAAAGCGCGGGATTATGTATTCCCGTACCAAAGCGATTCGTTTGACATGGTCTTTCTCCTGTCTGTTTTTACTCACATGCTCCCTGAGGACATGGAGCATTATGTGTCTGAAATAAGCCGCGTCACCAAAAGATCCGGGCGGTGTTTCGTTACATTTTTCCTGCTGAACCCGGAATCTATCGATCTGATGAATAAAGGCAAGGCCGGCCATACCTTCCGCCGGACAGGCAATGATATCTACAGGGTGGACGACAAGGATATACAGGAAAGCATCATAGCGTATGACGAAAATTTCGTGAAAGAACTCTTCGCCCGGCATGGATTTATAACACAATCGCCTATTCATTACGGGTCCTGGTGCGGGAGGAAGGATTCCGCCGATAAGATGGATATACTCATATTTACCAAGGGTTGA
- a CDS encoding cold shock domain-containing protein: protein MHKGKIKKLVRDRGFGFIDDTDGREIFFHQSSLIDVVFTALNDDQQVEFEVEKSDKGPRAIDVRVVQQ from the coding sequence ATGCACAAAGGAAAGATAAAGAAGCTCGTGCGCGACAGGGGCTTCGGGTTTATAGACGATACGGACGGCAGGGAGATATTTTTCCATCAATCCAGCCTGATAGACGTAGTTTTTACGGCATTGAACGACGACCAGCAGGTCGAATTTGAAGTCGAGAAGAGCGATAAGGGTCCGCGCGCCATAGATGTGCGCGTGGTCCAACAGTGA